One window of Paroedura picta isolate Pp20150507F chromosome 2, Ppicta_v3.0, whole genome shotgun sequence genomic DNA carries:
- the LOC143829745 gene encoding sphingomyelin phosphodiesterase 5-like isoform X1, producing MCLISAEWDFLLDAMSTCAQSDSEPNTSLLQPTDTWHSFSRPSRGNMGLRESPFSSCFLRNVDAAVRRIMYFSFWPLNQLLALKQTTAEKQKYQHQQCLPYALWALLKGLVLLLLLLASLPSTVLCLPVWLLLQIARRPFACQHGPRQTPPEEWVLPGKAKVFRVVSSNVCLLPEGLAKYSNLGQTQDRAKQIALGLGQAASHNGLPHETNSRSSFFWNGLDISNGTTPGATRSSSSRTDVDVAIEMPLDEEKATSPREITASFPPNVDFLCLQEVFDQDAAACLLRSLGPHYEHIIYDVGFYGFICCSALRWLSCVTLCSYWKRLNCFKLLNSGLFLASRYPVLAVQYHCYPNGRNVDALAAKGLLCVQVQLGVSQGQRIVGYMYCTHLDANTDGEQIRHDQLNQDLHWAQQFQETNAQPGDIVAFDVFCGDLNFDNCSSGNAMEQVHEIFGVYTDPCRIGPQQDKQWALGTLMNSLKIYDEAVATPENLKRTLEDEKERHKYLAGPILADGQPDLSAIWSEGRRIDYILYREHLGPVELKVAVERFFFITKLARCSDHLPVGLQFSVTPVVQASM from the exons ATGTGCCTGATTTCAGCTGAATGGGACTTCCTTCTAGATGCTATGAG cACTTGTGCACAAAGTGACAGTGAGCCAAACACCAGCCTTCTGCAGCCCACTGACACTTGGCACAGCTTCTCCAGACCATCCAGGGGCAACATGGGCCTGCGAGAGTCGCCCTTCTCTAGCTGCTTCTTGAGGAATGTGGACGCTGCGGTCAGAAGAATCATGTACTTCAGCTTTTGGCCCCTGAACCAGCTGCTGGCCTTGAAGCAAACCACAGCAGAGAAGCAGAAGTACCAGCACCAGCAATGCCTGCCATATGCCCTGTGGGCCTTACTGAAAGGCCTTGTCCTTCTGCTGCTCCTGTTAGCCTCTTTGCCTTCCACTGTGCTGTGCCTGCCAGTGTGGCTCCTCCTCCAGATTGCACGCCGTCCCTTTGCTTGTCAGCACGGGCCCAGGCAGACTCCCCCAGAAGAGTGGGTGCTTCCTGGCAAAGCAAAGGTCTTCCGCGTTGTCAGTTCCAACGTCTGCCTCCTGCCCGAGGGCTTGGCCAAATACAGTAACCTGGGTCAGACGCAGGACCGTGCCAAACAGATTGCCCTAGGCCTTGGGCAGGCTGCAAGCCACAACGGTTTGCCGCATGAGACAAACTCCAGGAGCAGCTTCTTCTGGAACGGCTTGGACATCTCCAATGGGACCACGCCTGGGGCCACCCGATCAAGCTCCTCCAGGACTGACGTTGATGTGGCCATCGAGATGCCCCTTGATGAGGAAAAGGCCACTTCACCACGGGAGAtcactgcttccttccctccaaaTGTGGACTTTTTGTGCCTGCAGGAGGTTTTTGACCAGGATGCCGCTGCCTGCCTGCTCCGGTCTCTTGGCCCTCACTATGAACACATCATCTACGACGTGGGCTTCTATGGTTTCATTTGCTGCTCTGCCTTGAGATGGCTCAGTTGCGTAACACTGTGTAGCTACTGGAAACGGCTCAACTGCTTCAAACTGCTCAACAGCGGCCTCTTCCTGGCCAGCCGCTACCCCGTGCTGGCTGTGCAGTACCACTGTTACCCCAATGGCAGAAATGTGGATGCACTTGCTGCTAAAGGACTGCTCTGCGTCCAG GTTCAGCTGGGAGTTTCCCAAGGGCAAAGGATTGTGGGATACATGTACTGCACTCACCTTGATGCCAACACAG ACGGTGAGCAGATCCGGCATGACCAGCTAAATCAGGATCTGCACTGGGCACAGCAGTTTCAGGAGAcaaatgctcagcctggagataTTGTGGCCTTCGACGTCTTCTGTGGGGATTTAAATTTTGACAACTGCTCCTCAG GTAATGCGATGGAGCAAGTCCATGAGATCTTTGGTGTGTACACAGATCCATGCCGTATTGGGCCACAACAGGACAAGCAGTGGGCTCTTG GTACTTTGATGAACTCCCTCAAGATCTATGATGAGGCAGTGGCAACCCCAGAGAACTTGAAGAG GACTCTGGAAGATGAAAAGGAGCGGCACAAGTACCTGGCAGGCCCCATCCTGGCAGACGGGCAGCCAGACCTTTCAGCAATATGGAGTGAGGGGCGCCGCATTGACTATATCCTTTACCGGGAACACcttggccctgtggaactgaaagTG GCTGTGGAGAGATTCTTCTTCATCACCAAGCTGGCCCGCTGCTCTGACCACCTTCCTGTGGGTCTGCAATTCTCTGTGACTCCTGTGGTGCAAGCCAGCATGTGA
- the LOC143829745 gene encoding sphingomyelin phosphodiesterase 5-like isoform X2, which produces MGLRESPFSSCFLRNVDAAVRRIMYFSFWPLNQLLALKQTTAEKQKYQHQQCLPYALWALLKGLVLLLLLLASLPSTVLCLPVWLLLQIARRPFACQHGPRQTPPEEWVLPGKAKVFRVVSSNVCLLPEGLAKYSNLGQTQDRAKQIALGLGQAASHNGLPHETNSRSSFFWNGLDISNGTTPGATRSSSSRTDVDVAIEMPLDEEKATSPREITASFPPNVDFLCLQEVFDQDAAACLLRSLGPHYEHIIYDVGFYGFICCSALRWLSCVTLCSYWKRLNCFKLLNSGLFLASRYPVLAVQYHCYPNGRNVDALAAKGLLCVQVQLGVSQGQRIVGYMYCTHLDANTDGEQIRHDQLNQDLHWAQQFQETNAQPGDIVAFDVFCGDLNFDNCSSGNAMEQVHEIFGVYTDPCRIGPQQDKQWALGTLMNSLKIYDEAVATPENLKRTLEDEKERHKYLAGPILADGQPDLSAIWSEGRRIDYILYREHLGPVELKVAVERFFFITKLARCSDHLPVGLQFSVTPVVQASM; this is translated from the exons ATGGGCCTGCGAGAGTCGCCCTTCTCTAGCTGCTTCTTGAGGAATGTGGACGCTGCGGTCAGAAGAATCATGTACTTCAGCTTTTGGCCCCTGAACCAGCTGCTGGCCTTGAAGCAAACCACAGCAGAGAAGCAGAAGTACCAGCACCAGCAATGCCTGCCATATGCCCTGTGGGCCTTACTGAAAGGCCTTGTCCTTCTGCTGCTCCTGTTAGCCTCTTTGCCTTCCACTGTGCTGTGCCTGCCAGTGTGGCTCCTCCTCCAGATTGCACGCCGTCCCTTTGCTTGTCAGCACGGGCCCAGGCAGACTCCCCCAGAAGAGTGGGTGCTTCCTGGCAAAGCAAAGGTCTTCCGCGTTGTCAGTTCCAACGTCTGCCTCCTGCCCGAGGGCTTGGCCAAATACAGTAACCTGGGTCAGACGCAGGACCGTGCCAAACAGATTGCCCTAGGCCTTGGGCAGGCTGCAAGCCACAACGGTTTGCCGCATGAGACAAACTCCAGGAGCAGCTTCTTCTGGAACGGCTTGGACATCTCCAATGGGACCACGCCTGGGGCCACCCGATCAAGCTCCTCCAGGACTGACGTTGATGTGGCCATCGAGATGCCCCTTGATGAGGAAAAGGCCACTTCACCACGGGAGAtcactgcttccttccctccaaaTGTGGACTTTTTGTGCCTGCAGGAGGTTTTTGACCAGGATGCCGCTGCCTGCCTGCTCCGGTCTCTTGGCCCTCACTATGAACACATCATCTACGACGTGGGCTTCTATGGTTTCATTTGCTGCTCTGCCTTGAGATGGCTCAGTTGCGTAACACTGTGTAGCTACTGGAAACGGCTCAACTGCTTCAAACTGCTCAACAGCGGCCTCTTCCTGGCCAGCCGCTACCCCGTGCTGGCTGTGCAGTACCACTGTTACCCCAATGGCAGAAATGTGGATGCACTTGCTGCTAAAGGACTGCTCTGCGTCCAG GTTCAGCTGGGAGTTTCCCAAGGGCAAAGGATTGTGGGATACATGTACTGCACTCACCTTGATGCCAACACAG ACGGTGAGCAGATCCGGCATGACCAGCTAAATCAGGATCTGCACTGGGCACAGCAGTTTCAGGAGAcaaatgctcagcctggagataTTGTGGCCTTCGACGTCTTCTGTGGGGATTTAAATTTTGACAACTGCTCCTCAG GTAATGCGATGGAGCAAGTCCATGAGATCTTTGGTGTGTACACAGATCCATGCCGTATTGGGCCACAACAGGACAAGCAGTGGGCTCTTG GTACTTTGATGAACTCCCTCAAGATCTATGATGAGGCAGTGGCAACCCCAGAGAACTTGAAGAG GACTCTGGAAGATGAAAAGGAGCGGCACAAGTACCTGGCAGGCCCCATCCTGGCAGACGGGCAGCCAGACCTTTCAGCAATATGGAGTGAGGGGCGCCGCATTGACTATATCCTTTACCGGGAACACcttggccctgtggaactgaaagTG GCTGTGGAGAGATTCTTCTTCATCACCAAGCTGGCCCGCTGCTCTGACCACCTTCCTGTGGGTCTGCAATTCTCTGTGACTCCTGTGGTGCAAGCCAGCATGTGA
- the LOC143828736 gene encoding olfactory receptor 9G19-like — protein MEVNQTLITNFVLVGFTTDPVLRLVFFVLFLVLYILTVTGNLGLIALIYLDSRLHTPMYFFVGSLSFLDLWYSTVYTPRILFDCVSKNNVISFAGCAAQFFFSAGLAYSECFLLAAMAYDRYVAICNPLLYVTAMPKKLCIQLVIASYVAGFVNSIIHTANTFRLHFCEDNIINQYFCDAPPLAKLACDDTWLYQLILSSVIGCNVLATTILIVGAYFRIIAVIISIRSAAGRRKAFSTCSAHLISVSLFYGAILMMYSRPSSQHTPNWDKANALFYTVVNPLINPMIYSLRNKDVKAAFKKVLGGFSVHVIQK, from the coding sequence ATGGAAGTCAACCAGACCCTAATTACTAATTTTGTTCTGGTGGGTTTCACAACAGATCCAGTCCTGCGCTTGGTCTTCTTTGTGCTGTTCTTGGTCTTGTATATTCTCACAGTGACTGGGAACTTGGGCCTCATAGCTCTCATCTACCTTGATTCCCGTTTGCACACTCCAATGTACTTCTTTGTGGGCAGTCTTTCCTTCCTGGATCTCTGGTACTCCACAGTGTACACTCCTCGGATCCTGTTTGACTGTGTCTCCAAGAACAATGTCATTTCTTTTGCTGGCTGTGCagcccagttcttcttctctgcTGGCTTGGCCTATAGCGAATGCTTCCTATTGGCTGCCATGGCATATGACCGCTATGTGGCCATCTGCAACCCACTACTCTATGTCACTGCCATGCCCAAGAAGCTCTGCATCCAACTGGTCATTGCTTCTTATGTAGCTGGTTTTGTCAATTCCATTATACACACAGCTAACACCTTCCGCCTCCACTTCTGTGAGGACAACATCATCAACCAGTACTTTTGTGATGCACCACCATTAGCAAAGTTGGCCTGTGATGATACTTGGCTCTATCAACTTATCCTGAGTTCTGTCATTGGTTGCAATGTGTTGGCCACCACTATTCTCATTGTGGGTGCCTACTTTCGAATTATAGCAGTCATCATTAGCATTCGCTCTGCTGCTGGGAGGCGCAAGGCCTTCTCCACTTGTTCTGCTCATCTCATCTCTGTCTCCCTCTTCTACGGAGCCATCCTCATGATGTATTCCCGACCTAGCTCCCAGCACACTCCAAACTGGGACAAAGCCAACGCCTTATTCTACACCGTTGTCAACCCTCTAATCAACCCCATGATTTACAGCTTGCGCAACAAGGATGTGAAGGCGGCCTTCAAGAAAGTGCTGGGTGGGTTTTCTGTCCATGTGATTCAGAAATGA
- the LOC143829742 gene encoding membrane-spanning 4-domains subfamily A member 8-like yields the protein MATDPPRMANQTTFFVPSYGANVIHPGLVIPGAVTQPIGVTQYVGQPFSPPQQNPQRGGLEKMLRVEAKTLGAVQIMVGLMHIGFGAVSIWQVYFPVAAFGGYPFWGGLFFIISGSLSVSVENQLSKSLVQCSVGMNITSAVMALVGVILYISELSIQYSYSYRNPVGLGLGVLLLLFSLLEFCITVSTAHFGCQVACCKNDPTMVLVPYTVNSGVAYPGGNPAPPVAHAEGNPAPPAYETDCPK from the exons ATGGCAACAGATCCTCCGAGAATGGCAAATCAAACAACATTCTTTGTTCCATCTTATGGTGCCAATGTAATCCATCCAGGCCTGGTCATCCCTGGTGCTGTTACCCAACCCATTGGAGTAACTCAATATGTGGGCCAGCCGTTCAGCCCTCCTCAGCAGAACCCTCAGCGGGGGGGACTGGAGAAAATGCTCAGAGTAGAGGCTAAAACTCTGGGG GCCGTTCAGATCATGGTTGGATTGATGCACATCGGCTTTGGGGCTGTCTCGATTTGGCAAGTCTACTTTCctgtggctgcatttggaggataTCCATTCTGGGGTGGACTTTTT TTCATTATTTCTGGATCCCTGTCAGTGTCAGTTGAGAATCAGCTGAGCAAGTCTTTG GTGCAGTGTAGCGTGGGAATGAACATCACAAGTGCTGTGATGGCATTAGTTGGTGTGATTCTATATATCTCGGAACTGAGTATACAATACTCATATAGCTACAGAAAT CCTGTAGGTCTCGGTCTTGGTGTTCTTCTCCTCTTATTCAGTTTACTGGAGTTCTGCATCACTGTTTCAACAGCACATTTTGGATGCCAGGTTGCCTGCTGCAAGAATGATCCG ACCATGGTTCTTGTGCCCTACACAGTCAATAGTGGCGTGGCTTATCCAGGAGGGAATCCGGCTCCTCCTGTGGCTCATGCTGAAGGCAATCCGGCTCCTCCAGCCTATGAGACTGATTGTCCAAAATGA